The genome window GATCCGACCCGCCTCGGAATGGACCCGCATCCGGTCACCCGCCCGATGCCCCCCCGCCGCGAAGAGTTCGACCGCCGCCTCGCCAAGATGGTCTACGAGATGAAGGTCCCGACCCTCGCCATCGGTATGGGGATGGTCACCCTCAACCTGATGGCCGGCGGCACCGTCTTCCAGTACCTGCCGGACGACGTCCTCAAGTCCCTCTCCCACCGCGACACCGTCGAAGCCTGCCTGCGGCACGTCATCGAGATCGTCCCCGGCACCAAGATGGACACGATCTACGGCCCGGGCGAAATCCGCGTCAACAGCGATCACCACATGGGGATCGACCAGGTCGCCCCGTCGTTCCGCGTCTCGGCGACCGCGATGGACGGCGTCGTCGAAGCGTACGAGTCGATCGAAGACAACTGGTGGTGCCTCGGCGTGCAGTTCCATCCGCACGATGAAACCGCCTCGGCCCTCGACATGCAGGTCTTCGAAGCGTTCGTCGAAGGGGTCCGCTTCCAGCAGGTCGACGCCGAAGACAACATCCTCTCCCTCGCGGGCCGCCGCGCCGCCTGAGCCGTCGCGATTGCCGGCCCCGCGTTCCTGAACGAACGGGGCTCTGAAACGAACAAGGCCTGGTGTTCAGGCGAGCCAACGCTCGCCGCGACACCAGGCCTTTTGTTCTTGGAGAGGGGGCTCATCGCCCCCTCATCGCTTCCCGCTCATCGTTCGATCAGGACATCCGACGTTACTGCCGGGTCCGCTGCTGGAGCGGGACCGGCAGATGCACGCCGTACCGCTGCCGCAGATATTCGACCGTCTCGTCGACGACGTCCGCCTGGATCACCATCAGTTCTTCGGGGTCGAGCTTCGAGAGAGCCAGCTCGCACGCGGCGAGCGCCCCCTGGACCTGGCAGACCTTCGTCGTCCGGCCCCCTTCGCCGATCCCCTGCGAGATCAGCTTGATGATCTCGCCCGGTTCGCGGCCGCGGCAGTAGTCCCCTTCATAGAGGACCACGCGGTCGAAGTTCGTCTTGAGGATCTCCCCCTGCCGGACGAGGTCTTGGTCCCGCCGGTCGCCGGCGGTCGAGTAGACGATCGCCCGCTTGCGGTGAGGGAACCCCTGGATGGCATCGACGAGAGCGATCAGGGCCGACGAGTTGTGGCCGTAGTCGATGACGACGGTCGCGCCGTTGATGTCGAGGATGTTGAACCGTCCCGGGTTCTGGTCGAACGTCGGGATGAAGTTCTCCGCCCGGATCCGGATCAGCTCGGCCGGGATCCCCAGCCCCCACGCGGCGGCGATCGCCGAGAGGGTGTTCTCGACCTGGAACCCGATGCGGCCGGCGTGCGTCAGCGGCACACGGTCGAGGGACATCAGGTTGATCTCGTGATCGCCGGTCGCCAGGACCACCGTGTTGTCACGGGTGTAGACCGCACGGCCCCCCTTGCGGCGGTGCTCGGCAATGACCTCGTTCTCGCCCGAGCGGGCAAAGAAGATCACGCTACCAGGGCACTTCGGAGCCATCTCGACGACAAGCGGATCGGCGGCGTTCAGGATCGCGTAGCCGGTCGTGGCCACCACATCGACGATGCAGCGTTTGACCTTCGCCAGTTTCTCGAGCGTATCGATGTCGTTGAGGCCGAGGTGGTCCCCTTCGCCGATGTTCGTGACGACGGCGATGTCGCAGCGGTCAAAGCCGAGACCTTCGCGGAGGATCCCCCCGCGGGCGGTTTCGAGAACCGCCATCTCGACCTTGGGATTCGCCAAGACGGCGCGGGCGCTCTTGGGCCCGCTGCAGTCGCCGACATCGATCCGCCGATCGCCGATCGTGATCCCGTCGGTGCAGGTGAACCCGACGCACTTGTTCGTCCCCCGCAGGATGTGGGCGATGAACCGCGTGGTCGTCGTTTTCCCGTTGACGCCGGTGACGGCGACGACCGGAATCCGGCCCGCCTGGTTGTTCGGGAACATCATATCGATGAACGCTTCGCCGACCGGCCGGGGGGTCCCCGACGACGGGAAGACGTGCATCCGCAGCCCCGGGGCCGCGTTGACCTCGACGAACCGTCCCCCCGACTGCTCGAGCGGCACGGAGACGGAGGTCGCCACGAGATCGATCCCGGCGACATCGAGACCGACGACTCCGGCCGCTTCGACGGCACGGGCGGCGATCTCCGGATGGACCTCATCGGTCACATCGGCGGCGGTCCCGCCGGTGCTGAGGTTCGCGTTGCGGCGGATCAGGACGACCTGGCCCCGCTCTGGAACCGATTCCGCCGTCATCCCCTGCTCCGCCAGGACCGCGGTGGCGATCGAGTCGAGCTTGAGCTTGCTGAGCGGGGTGGCGTGATAGTCCCCGCGGCGCGGATCGGCGTTGGCGATATCGATCAGGTCGGAAATCGTGTGGGCGCCGTCACCGATGAGCTGGGCCGGTTCGCGCTTGGCGGCGGCGATCAGCTTGCCGTTGATGACGAGGAGGCGGTAATCCCCCCCCGCGACGTACTGCTCGACGAGGACCTTCGAGCTCTCCTCGCGGGCGTTCCGGTACGCCTGACGGACCTGCTCTTCGGTTGTCAGGTTGAGGGCGACGCCCCGCCCCTGGTTGCCGTCCTGCGGCTTGACGACGACCGGCAGGCCGATGTCCTGCGCCGTCTCCCACGCTTCGGTCTCGCTGAACACCGGCTCCCCTTGCGGAACCGGGACGCCGACTTCCGCCAGCAGACGGCGGGTCAGTTCCTTGTCCTGGGCAATCGCTTCGCCGATGGCGCTCGTCCGGTCGGTCTCGGCGGCGCGGATCCGCCGCTGGTGGACGCCGTGGCCGAACTGGATCAGGCTTTCGTCGTTCAGCCGGCGATACGGAATCCCCCGCTTCACGGCGGCGTCGACGATCGACTTCGTGCTCGGGCCGAGGCAGACGTCCTGCACCAGGTCCCGCAGGCGGGCGATTTCTTCGACGATGTCGAACGGGCGATCGTAGACCGCCGCCAGGCAGAGCCGCAGACCGGTCTGCAGCGCCTCGCGGCCGAGCTTCTCTTCGTGAAATTCGATCGCGACTTTGTAAACGCCTTCTTCATTGCTTTCGCGGGCGCGGCCGAATCCGACTTCGTTCCCGGCCAGCGTCTGGAGTTCGAGCGTCACGTGCTCGAGGATGTGGCCCATCCAGGTCCCGCGGCGGAGGCGCTCAAAGAAGCCGCCCCGTTCGCCCACGCTGCAGCGATGTTCGATCATGGACGGCAGCCACGCCATGACCCGTTCATTGAAACCCGGGAGCGAATCCGACGGGCTGTCCTTCAGTTCCTGCAAATCCACCCATGCTTCGAGTACGGGAAAATTTGCCCAGATGTTTGGACCCCGCAAGGCGAGCACTTTGCGGATTTCCATACTGTCCTCAGTCACACCGTTGTATCGATCAACGAAGTCGTTCCGTGGGAAACTGCCGGTCACGGAAGACCCGGCGATTGCGTCAGCACTTGACGGAAAGCAGGCAGACTTGAAGTTGTTTCAAACTTCGATCACCTCAAGTGCGGGACCGGGGTGAATTCGTTCCACCTCTCCCGGCTGCCAGGGCTGGAGACACGTTTCCCGCAATCACATCGGAAAAAGTGTCGCTCCAGATTTGTCAAAGCGTCATCTTGCCGTATCCCACGTCCTCTCCGGGACGGTCGCTTCGACATCGTCAGAGTCTTCGGCAGGCACGAGCCTGATGTCCCGGCGACCATGGCCGTACTCATCAAGATTCGCACCCGTGTGCGACGCCTATTATTGTCGAGTCGTGGTGGAACTCCAGTGTTTCTCTCCAGAATCCTGACTGGACTCCACCCGGGGGCTGATAAAGGTCTCCCCATCTGCATCACCTGTTCCATTTTGGAGTCATGAAGGCCGCGTCCGGGCCCAGACCGCGGCGG of Planctomyces sp. SH-PL14 contains these proteins:
- a CDS encoding gamma-glutamyl-gamma-aminobutyrate hydrolase family protein codes for the protein MNSKPLIGINADFRPAKGNAYPFAWSHAGYFDCVTAAGGIPVLLPPVADPNDLRQVLSRLDGVVLSGCKLDLDPTRLGMDPHPVTRPMPPRREEFDRRLAKMVYEMKVPTLAIGMGMVTLNLMAGGTVFQYLPDDVLKSLSHRDTVEACLRHVIEIVPGTKMDTIYGPGEIRVNSDHHMGIDQVAPSFRVSATAMDGVVEAYESIEDNWWCLGVQFHPHDETASALDMQVFEAFVEGVRFQQVDAEDNILSLAGRRAA
- the cphA gene encoding cyanophycin synthetase, whose amino-acid sequence is MEIRKVLALRGPNIWANFPVLEAWVDLQELKDSPSDSLPGFNERVMAWLPSMIEHRCSVGERGGFFERLRRGTWMGHILEHVTLELQTLAGNEVGFGRARESNEEGVYKVAIEFHEEKLGREALQTGLRLCLAAVYDRPFDIVEEIARLRDLVQDVCLGPSTKSIVDAAVKRGIPYRRLNDESLIQFGHGVHQRRIRAAETDRTSAIGEAIAQDKELTRRLLAEVGVPVPQGEPVFSETEAWETAQDIGLPVVVKPQDGNQGRGVALNLTTEEQVRQAYRNAREESSKVLVEQYVAGGDYRLLVINGKLIAAAKREPAQLIGDGAHTISDLIDIANADPRRGDYHATPLSKLKLDSIATAVLAEQGMTAESVPERGQVVLIRRNANLSTGGTAADVTDEVHPEIAARAVEAAGVVGLDVAGIDLVATSVSVPLEQSGGRFVEVNAAPGLRMHVFPSSGTPRPVGEAFIDMMFPNNQAGRIPVVAVTGVNGKTTTTRFIAHILRGTNKCVGFTCTDGITIGDRRIDVGDCSGPKSARAVLANPKVEMAVLETARGGILREGLGFDRCDIAVVTNIGEGDHLGLNDIDTLEKLAKVKRCIVDVVATTGYAILNAADPLVVEMAPKCPGSVIFFARSGENEVIAEHRRKGGRAVYTRDNTVVLATGDHEINLMSLDRVPLTHAGRIGFQVENTLSAIAAAWGLGIPAELIRIRAENFIPTFDQNPGRFNILDINGATVVIDYGHNSSALIALVDAIQGFPHRKRAIVYSTAGDRRDQDLVRQGEILKTNFDRVVLYEGDYCRGREPGEIIKLISQGIGEGGRTTKVCQVQGALAACELALSKLDPEELMVIQADVVDETVEYLRQRYGVHLPVPLQQRTRQ